The stretch of DNA GGCCAATCCGTCGGCCAAGCCCGCAACCGTCACCCCCATGGACAAGGAACGCAAGCGCAAGGAGCGGATGGGCGAGATCAAGCTCGAACTGCACCGCGCGCTTCTGGACAACCTGAACCTCGCGGCCCTCGAACACGCCAGCGAACAGGATCTGCGCCAGGAAATCAGCGCCATCTCGACCGAGGTGCTGACGGAAAAGAACATCATCCTCAACCGCGAGGATCGCCAGACCCTCAACCAGGAACTTTTTGACGAAGTCACGGGCCTCGGCCCGCTCGAAACGCTGCTGAAAGACGAAAGCGTCAACGATATTCTTGTCAACGGCCCGCAACAGATCTTTGTAGAACGGTCCGGCAAGCTGGAACTCACCGACATCACGTTCAAGGACGAACGCCACCTTTTGCGCATCATCGACAAGATCGTGAGCGCCGTCGGTCGTCGTGTGGACGAATCGAACCCCTATGTCGACGCCCGTTTGCAGGACGGATCCCGCTTCAACGCCATGGTGCCGCCCGTCGCGGTCGACGGCAGCCTCGTTTCCATCCGGAAGTTCAAAAAAGACAAGCTTGGCATCGATGATCTGGTCAATTTCGGCGCGTTTACCGAAGAAATGGCTGCATATTTGCAAGCCGCGGTCGCCACACGCCTCAACGTGATCGTGTCTGGCGGTACCGGTTCGGGTAAAACGACCACGCTCAACGCGCTGTCATCCTTCATCGACAACGCCGAACGCATCCTGACAATCGAGGACACCGCGGAACTCCAGCTGCAACAGACCCATGTGGGCCGCATGGAAAGCCGCCCGCCCAATGTCGAGGGCAAGGGCGAGGTCTCGCCCCGCGACTGTCTGAAAAACGCCCTGCGGATGCGTCCCGACCGCATCATCGTGGGTGAGACACGGGGCGAGGAAGTGATCGACATGCTCCAGGCCATGAACACCGGCCACGACGGGTCGATGACCACAATCCACGCCAACTCCGCCCGCGACGGCGTCTCGCGGCTTGAAAACATGATCGCCATGGCGGGCATCGAAATGCCGATCAAGGCGGTCCGGTCCCAGATCTCGTCGGCCGTGAACCTGATCGTGCAAGCCTCGCGCCTGCAAGACGGGTCCCGCCGCATGACTTCCATCACCGAAATCACCGGGATGGAGGGCGACGTCATCTCCATGCAGGAAGTGTTCCGCTTCCAGCGCGTGGGCCTGACGCCCGACAACAAGATCATCGGCCATTTCACCGCCACCGGCGTGCGCTCGCACTATTCCGAACGCTTCCGCCTCTGGGGCTACGACCTGCCCGCGTCGATCTACGAACCCGTCGCGGCACAATAAGGAACCGAAGATATGAGCGCAGAACCAATCATCTACGGCCTGATCTTCATCGGCGTCCTCGTCCTTGTCGAGGGGCTGTACCTCGTGGCCTTCGGCAAATCCATCAGCCTCAACAGCCGCGTGAACCGCAGGCTCGAAATGCTGAACAAGGCCGGCGGCCGACGCGAGGAGGTGCTGGAACAGCTCCGCAAGGAGATGCAGCAGCACATGGGCGCGCGGTCCATCCCGCTTTACTCGCTGCTCGCGGAAAAGGCGCAAAAGGCGGCCATCGCCTTCACCCCGCAACAACTCATCCTGATCATGGCCGGTCTCTCGGTCGTGGCCTTCATCGGGCTCAGCGTCGGAACAGACACCGAAACACCGGTGCGCATCCTGCTCTCGGTCGGCATCGGCATCGGCGCGGTGTATTTCTGGGTCTCGTCAAAGGCGAACAAACGCCTCAGCATGCTCGAAGAGCAGTTGCCGGATGCCGTTGAGCTCATGGTGCGCTCACTCCGCGTGGGCCACCCCTTCAGCTCGGCCATCCAGATCGTGTCCAAAGAGGTCAAGGATCCGCTGGCCTCGGAATTCGGACTGATCTCGGACGAAGCCGCCTTTGGCCGCGACGTGGGCGAAAGCCTCAAGGACATGGCCGAACGGCTCGACATGCAGGATCTGCGCTTCCTGTCCGTCGCCGTGACGATCCAGCAGCAATCGGGCGGTAACCTCGCTGAAATCCTGGCCGGTCTGGCCAAGGTGATCCGGGCGCGGTTCCGTCTCTTCCGCCGGGTCAAGGCGATCACGGCCGAGGCGAAGTGGTCAGGCAAGTTCCTGTCGGCCTTCCCCATCGTGGCGCTGATCGTGATCAACGTGACCGACCCGAACTACTATGACGACGTGCGCGACCACGCCTACTTCATCCCCGCCTGTATCGCGGTGGGCCTGTTTCTGGGTGCCAACCTGATCGTGATGCGCATCCTGACCAACATCAAAGTGTAAGGAACCGAACGATGGACGCCCTGCTGCAACCGATGACAGACATCCTTGGCCCGCTCGGGCCAATCGTGATTGCCGGTGTGCTTGGCCTGATGATGATCGTGATCGTCGTGATCATGATGCTCAAACAGCCCGAAGACCCCCTGACCAAGCTGAAAAAGGCGGAAAAGGGCGTGGTCACCACCGGCCCGCAGAAAGAGCGGCTGCGCCAGGGCGCGCGCAACGAACAGCTTGAACGGTTCTCGAAATTCCTCGAACCCGAGGATGTCGAAGAGATGTCCAAGCGCCAGCTTCTGCTGCGCCAGGCGGGCTACCAGTCGCGCGACGCGGTGCGCATGTTCCACGCCGCTCAATTCATCCTTGGCGTTGCCGGTCTGCTCCTCGGCATCGTCTACACCAACTTCGTCGTTGGCACGGACAACATGAGCACCCAGAAGATCATCATGTTCACGCTCGGCCCCGGCGGCATCGGCTATTACATGCCGCAATACTGGGTGAACAAGCGTGTCGGCAAACGGCAAGAGGAGATCACCCAAGGATTCCCGGACTCGCTCGATATGCTGCTGGTCTGTGTGGAAGCGGGCCAATCGCTGGATCAGGCAATCAACCGCGTCGCGCTCGAACTGCAAGCCTCCTACCCCGCGCTGGCGCACGAGTTTTCGGTCGTCAGCTACGAGATGAAAGCGGGCAAGGACAAGGTCAACGTTCTGAACGACATGGGCGAACGCTGCGGCGTCCAGGACGTGTCCAGTTTCGTGACCGTGCTGATCCAGTCGTCCAGTTTTGGTACGTCCATCGCCGAAGCGCTCCGAGTTTATGCGGGCGAAATGCGCGACAAACGCGTCATGCGCGCCGAAGAAGCAGCCAACAAGCTGCCCACAAAGATGACGCTGGCCACCATGATGCTGACGGTACCGCCCCTTCTGCTGATCCTTGTGGGTCCTTCCGCACACGGTATCACGCAATTGGGCAACCTGAACACGCTTGGCAACTAGGCCCGCGCCCCAACCCGTGCTACAGGTGCTGCACCACGCGACCGTACGGTCCGCGCGGTGCAGTCAATTCAAGCAACGTGGCAACGCCCACCATGATCACAGGCATGCGGGTCGCTCTGGCCCTGATCCTCGCATTCGCAGTGTCCGCCTGTGGTGAGCCGCGCATCGACGCCTCCCAGACCGGCCCCTTCGCACCGGGCATCGACCGGCGCGCACAGGGCGTCGACGGGGTCGAGGTGGGCCACCGCCTGATCGCCGCGGGCGAGTTTGAACTGGCCATCCGCTCGTTCAACCGCGCAGCACTGGACCGGGGCGGCTTTGATGCCGAAATCCTGTCAGGGCTCGGGACAGCCAACCTGGGTCTCGGCCGTCTCAACCAGGCCGAAAAGCTCCTGCGCCGTGCCACGACAGAATACGACCCTTACCCCGAGGACCTCAACAACCTCGGCGTCGTGCTGATGGAACGGGGCGAGACGTTCGAAGCAATCCAGATCTTCCGCCGCGCCTTCGCCCTCGATGACGGAGAAAGCACACTTATTCGGGATAATTTACGCTTAGCACTCGCAAAATCCGAAAATTCTGATACCGTGCCCGTCAATGAGAGCCAGTATAAACTGGTCCGTCGAGGCAGCAGTGACTTTCTGATCCGCACTGCATCTTGATTTGCCCACTCTGGGGTGGGCCCGAGGCTGCGCTGTTTGGCGTGTTGAAAAGGGATGCGACCGGGCAGCACAAGCACGGCGCGAACGAGCAGGAAAAAGGACGCAAACATGCGCCACTCCGTGATTTTGGCCGTCTCACTCGCAGGCATGACGGCCCTTGCTGCGTGCGGTGAGAAAAACGCCGACGAAACCGTCGAACGCGCGTTCCAGGACGTGAACGTCGTGGACGAAAGCAACCTCAGCGACGTGATGCTGACCGTGGCCGACCCGAACGAGGCGGTCGCCTACTTCAATCGCACGGTCAAGGAAAACCCCGACCGCATCGACGCGCATCGCGGCCTTGCCACCAGCCTCGTCCGCGCCAAACGCTATACCGAAGCGACCTCGGCCTATGCCAAGCTGGTCGAGATGAACGGCGTCACCAATGATGACCGCGTCGATTATGCCGACGCCCTCCTGCGCGCAGGCGACTGGGCCCGCGCCGAGGAGGAACTGGACAAGGTCCCGCCCACGGTCGAGACCTTCAAACGCTACAGGCTCGAGGCGCTCATTGCCGACAGCAACCAGGAATGGAAGAAAGCGGACAGCTTCTACGAAACCGCCGTGGGCCTGACGACACGGCCCTCCGGCGTGCTGAACAACTGGGGCTATTCCAAGCTGACACGCGGCGATTTCAAGGAGTCCGAACGGCTCTTCACCGACGCGATCCGGCAGGACCCCAGCCTTTTCACGGCCAAGAACAACCTGATCCTCGCCCGCGGCGCCCAAGGGAACTACGCCCTGCCCGTGATCCCCATGGACCAGACCGAACGCGCGCAGCTTCTGCACACGCTGGGCCTCGCCGCCGTGAAACAGGGCGATCTGCAAACCGGCAAGGGGCTCTTGCGCGACGCCATCGAAACGCACCCCCAGCATTTCGAGGCCGCCGTGCGCTCGCTCCGCGCGCTCGAAAACAACGTCTCGAACGGGTAATCTGACATGGCACTCTCGGCCTCGGTCGCGCTGTGGTTTCTGCCATTGCTTGTCCCGCTTTGCTTCTATGTGGCCTACACGGACCTGGCAGAGATGCGGATCACCAATCCCACGGTCCTGACAATGGCCGCGGTCTTCGCCGTGATGGGCCCGTTCCTCTACCCGTTCGACGCATATCTGTGGCAACTCGCATATCTGGGCATCGTGCTGGTGGCGGGCATCATCCTGAATGCCGCAGGCGCGATGGGGGCCGGTGACGCCAAATTCCTCGCCGCCGCCGCCCCCTACGTCGCCCTGGGCGACATCCGAACGCTCATGGCGCTCTTTGCCGCCGTCCTGCTGGCGGCCTATGCCGCGCACACCATCGCCAAGCGGACACCCCTGCGCAACTTCGCCCCCAACTGGGCCAGCTGGAGCCAGGAAGGCCGCAAATTCCCCATGGGATTCGCCTTGGGCCCCACACTCGCGATCTACCTGTGCCTTGCCGCCTTGTACGGGTCTTGACCCTTTGAGGTCATAATTTGGCCGAACTGCTGCGTTACGTCAGACAAAACGAAACGCAGCAGAACACAGGCCACCCCATGAACATTCAAGTCTCGGACGTGATCGCGCCTCCGGCGCCCAAACGGTTGCAGGACATGAAACTGCCCGTCGTCATGATGCGGGACATCCTGCTGAAAACCATGTTCCGCAAGAATCTCGACATGGTCTCGGACCTCAGCGAGGCGATGTGCCTGCCCATCCCCGTCGTGCAGGAACTGATCGACATGTGCCGTGACCAGCGGCTGATGGAGGCGACGGGCACGCTCAACGCCAACAACGGCAATGAAATGGGCTACCAGCTTACCGACGGCGG from Tateyamaria omphalii encodes:
- a CDS encoding CpaF family protein, coding for MFSKYKKAAPKPAAPAPEEKVAELPKADAPNKIARKANPSAKPATVTPMDKERKRKERMGEIKLELHRALLDNLNLAALEHASEQDLRQEISAISTEVLTEKNIILNREDRQTLNQELFDEVTGLGPLETLLKDESVNDILVNGPQQIFVERSGKLELTDITFKDERHLLRIIDKIVSAVGRRVDESNPYVDARLQDGSRFNAMVPPVAVDGSLVSIRKFKKDKLGIDDLVNFGAFTEEMAAYLQAAVATRLNVIVSGGTGSGKTTTLNALSSFIDNAERILTIEDTAELQLQQTHVGRMESRPPNVEGKGEVSPRDCLKNALRMRPDRIIVGETRGEEVIDMLQAMNTGHDGSMTTIHANSARDGVSRLENMIAMAGIEMPIKAVRSQISSAVNLIVQASRLQDGSRRMTSITEITGMEGDVISMQEVFRFQRVGLTPDNKIIGHFTATGVRSHYSERFRLWGYDLPASIYEPVAAQ
- a CDS encoding type II secretion system F family protein, whose product is MSAEPIIYGLIFIGVLVLVEGLYLVAFGKSISLNSRVNRRLEMLNKAGGRREEVLEQLRKEMQQHMGARSIPLYSLLAEKAQKAAIAFTPQQLILIMAGLSVVAFIGLSVGTDTETPVRILLSVGIGIGAVYFWVSSKANKRLSMLEEQLPDAVELMVRSLRVGHPFSSAIQIVSKEVKDPLASEFGLISDEAAFGRDVGESLKDMAERLDMQDLRFLSVAVTIQQQSGGNLAEILAGLAKVIRARFRLFRRVKAITAEAKWSGKFLSAFPIVALIVINVTDPNYYDDVRDHAYFIPACIAVGLFLGANLIVMRILTNIKV
- a CDS encoding type II secretion system F family protein, with product MDALLQPMTDILGPLGPIVIAGVLGLMMIVIVVIMMLKQPEDPLTKLKKAEKGVVTTGPQKERLRQGARNEQLERFSKFLEPEDVEEMSKRQLLLRQAGYQSRDAVRMFHAAQFILGVAGLLLGIVYTNFVVGTDNMSTQKIIMFTLGPGGIGYYMPQYWVNKRVGKRQEEITQGFPDSLDMLLVCVEAGQSLDQAINRVALELQASYPALAHEFSVVSYEMKAGKDKVNVLNDMGERCGVQDVSSFVTVLIQSSSFGTSIAEALRVYAGEMRDKRVMRAEEAANKLPTKMTLATMMLTVPPLLLILVGPSAHGITQLGNLNTLGN
- a CDS encoding tetratricopeptide repeat protein, whose translation is MITGMRVALALILAFAVSACGEPRIDASQTGPFAPGIDRRAQGVDGVEVGHRLIAAGEFELAIRSFNRAALDRGGFDAEILSGLGTANLGLGRLNQAEKLLRRATTEYDPYPEDLNNLGVVLMERGETFEAIQIFRRAFALDDGESTLIRDNLRLALAKSENSDTVPVNESQYKLVRRGSSDFLIRTAS
- a CDS encoding tetratricopeptide repeat protein, with the protein product MRHSVILAVSLAGMTALAACGEKNADETVERAFQDVNVVDESNLSDVMLTVADPNEAVAYFNRTVKENPDRIDAHRGLATSLVRAKRYTEATSAYAKLVEMNGVTNDDRVDYADALLRAGDWARAEEELDKVPPTVETFKRYRLEALIADSNQEWKKADSFYETAVGLTTRPSGVLNNWGYSKLTRGDFKESERLFTDAIRQDPSLFTAKNNLILARGAQGNYALPVIPMDQTERAQLLHTLGLAAVKQGDLQTGKGLLRDAIETHPQHFEAAVRSLRALENNVSNG
- a CDS encoding prepilin peptidase, producing the protein MALSASVALWFLPLLVPLCFYVAYTDLAEMRITNPTVLTMAAVFAVMGPFLYPFDAYLWQLAYLGIVLVAGIILNAAGAMGAGDAKFLAAAAPYVALGDIRTLMALFAAVLLAAYAAHTIAKRTPLRNFAPNWASWSQEGRKFPMGFALGPTLAIYLCLAALYGS